One Roseimaritima multifibrata DNA window includes the following coding sequences:
- the xerC gene encoding tyrosine recombinase XerC, with amino-acid sequence MRRAVGQFLRYLATERNASELTTKAYREDLLGLVDWLENTHGAPPKVDQLTPQDLRGFQAALQQADYARSTISRKLASMRSFYKFAQRQGLATSNPAKPLRNPRRQRKLPLVLSNSEMGKLLQTPPGGNVAGLRDRAILETMYSAGLRVSELVGLCDGDLDTAEQIIMVRGKGRKERIAPLGSFAIRAIDRYRSLRVHDPSEAANGVAAAVFLNRFGRRLTTRSVGRMLEKHIAAAGLDSRTSPHTLRHSFATHLLDRGADIRSVQELLGHKSLATTQIYTHVSTANLRAIYETAHPRAK; translated from the coding sequence ATGCGGCGAGCGGTGGGACAATTCCTGCGTTACCTAGCGACCGAACGCAACGCTTCAGAATTGACGACCAAAGCTTATCGTGAAGATTTGCTGGGGTTGGTTGATTGGCTGGAGAACACTCATGGAGCTCCGCCAAAGGTCGACCAGCTTACCCCGCAAGACCTTCGTGGTTTCCAGGCAGCTCTGCAACAAGCCGATTACGCCCGTAGTACGATCTCGCGTAAATTGGCTTCAATGCGGAGTTTCTACAAGTTTGCCCAGCGGCAAGGTTTAGCGACATCCAACCCAGCCAAACCGCTGCGCAATCCCCGACGCCAACGCAAACTTCCGCTGGTCCTTTCCAATTCGGAAATGGGAAAACTGCTGCAAACTCCGCCGGGCGGAAACGTCGCAGGACTGCGGGACCGAGCCATCCTGGAAACGATGTACAGCGCAGGGCTGCGTGTCAGTGAACTGGTCGGGCTATGCGACGGGGACTTAGACACCGCCGAACAAATCATCATGGTTCGGGGAAAGGGCCGCAAAGAACGTATTGCTCCGCTGGGCTCCTTCGCGATTCGCGCCATTGATCGCTACCGAAGCCTCCGTGTCCATGATCCCAGCGAGGCGGCCAATGGAGTCGCAGCAGCGGTCTTTCTAAATCGCTTCGGCCGACGTTTAACGACGCGAAGTGTCGGGCGGATGTTAGAAAAACATATCGCAGCGGCCGGGCTGGATTCACGGACCAGCCCGCACACGCTGCGGCATAGTTTTGCCACGCACCTACTGGATCGCGGCGCGGACATTCGCAGCGTGCAAGAATTGCTGGGACACAAGAGCCTCGCAACGACTCAGATCTACACGCACGTCAGCACTGCCAACCTGCGAGCGATCTACGAAACAGCACACCCGAGAGCGAAGTAG
- a CDS encoding AAA family ATPase, with protein MNDADVSESLRGAFQDFRQDFSRLRDEVGKVIVGQQETVESVLVGLIAGGHVLLEGVPGLGKTLLVRTLADVLDSQFSRIQFTPDLMPADLLGTNVLVEAADGSKKFQFEKGPVFANVVLADEINRATPKTQSALLEAMQEHSVTVSGISHMLDGLFFVLATQNPLEMEGTYPLPEAQLDRFLFKLMVPFPTTAEMELIMDRTTRTESQKAEKLLSQQRILDMNRLARQVPIADSIRRYAIEIVMGSHPEHELATPLVKRFVRYGSSPRGAQAVLLAAKIQAILDGRFHVAREDIAAVAHAALRHRILMNFEGQAESVRPDTVIDELIRELTV; from the coding sequence GTTTCAAGACTTTCGCCAAGATTTTAGCCGTCTTCGTGACGAAGTTGGCAAAGTGATTGTTGGCCAGCAAGAGACCGTTGAAAGTGTATTGGTCGGTTTGATCGCCGGGGGACATGTTTTGCTTGAGGGAGTCCCAGGGCTAGGGAAAACGCTGCTGGTTCGGACGCTGGCGGATGTGTTGGATTCTCAGTTTTCGCGGATTCAGTTCACGCCTGATTTGATGCCTGCGGATCTCTTGGGAACCAATGTGCTTGTCGAAGCGGCCGACGGTTCGAAGAAGTTCCAATTCGAAAAAGGCCCCGTGTTTGCCAATGTCGTCTTGGCGGATGAAATCAACCGGGCCACTCCTAAAACGCAGTCAGCATTGCTGGAAGCGATGCAGGAGCATAGTGTGACGGTCAGCGGGATTTCGCACATGCTGGACGGATTGTTCTTTGTGCTGGCCACGCAGAACCCGCTTGAGATGGAAGGGACCTATCCGCTGCCGGAAGCTCAGTTGGATCGATTTCTTTTCAAGTTAATGGTCCCGTTTCCAACGACCGCGGAAATGGAATTGATCATGGATCGAACGACGCGAACCGAGTCCCAGAAGGCGGAAAAGCTTCTTTCGCAGCAGCGGATTCTGGATATGAATCGACTGGCGCGTCAGGTTCCCATCGCCGATTCGATTCGCCGTTACGCGATTGAAATTGTGATGGGCAGTCACCCGGAACACGAACTGGCGACTCCGCTGGTGAAGCGGTTCGTGCGGTATGGCAGCAGCCCTCGCGGGGCGCAGGCGGTCTTGTTGGCGGCCAAGATTCAAGCGATCCTAGACGGTCGTTTCCATGTCGCTCGAGAAGATATTGCTGCGGTGGCACACGCCGCCCTCCGTCATCGAATTTTGATGAATTTTGAAGGGCAAGCCGAATCGGTTCGCCCCGACACCGTCATCGACGAACTGATAAGAGAGTTGACGGTTTAA